Part of the Halomarina litorea genome is shown below.
GGCGGACGGCCAACCGCTCACCCTCGCGTGGCTCCCCCTCGACGGTCATGAAAGGGTTCCACTCGGAGTAGGCGGCGAAGTCGGTCAGCACGTCCCACACTACTCGGGGTGGAGCGTCGATGTCGATGCTCGTCTCTATCCGTCTCATCTGCGGGTCGGATGGTCGCCCGAGGGGATAACTCCGCCGTGGTCGCTGCGAGCGAGTCGCAGTCGAGTCAGGCCGCGTGAATCGATTCGACCAGCTGGCACTTGCGACAGACCTCGCCCGTGGTCGCCGCGCCACAGCGCTCGCACTCGCGCAGGTCCGGGCCGTCGCCCTCTTCGCCCCGGTACCGGTCGGCGACGATACCCGCCAGCTCCTCGTAGCCGGCCATGACCGAGTGGCGCGTTCCGGGGTGGTTCTCCTCTAACTTCAGGAGGAGTTCCTGAATCTCGCCGCGGTAGGCCTCGCTCGCGTGCGGGCACTCGGTGATGTGGGCAGGGAGGTCACGGAGGTGGGCGTAGAGAGCGACTTCCTTCTCGGGGACGTCCCGGAGGGGTTTCGCCCGCGGGACGAACGTCTCGTCGTGGTCGGTCCCGCGCTCCTCGAAGTCGCCCAGCGAGGCGTCGAAGTGCTTGGCGACCTGTCGGACGTCCCCGTCGAGGATGTTCATCAGCGCGGTCTGCGCCTCGTCGTCCAGGTTGTGGCCCGTCAGGAGTTTGTCCGCGCCGAACTCCTCGGCGTACTTCGAGAGGAGGTCTCGACGGAAGACACCGCAGTACGCACAGGGGGCCATCCCCTCGGGGTCGTCGCGGGCCACGTCGTCCATCCGGAGGTCGAACTCCTCCTCGTAGCTGACCACCTCGTGACGGAGGTCCATCGACCCGGTGAGTTCGAGGCAGGCGGCGACCGACTCGTCGCGGTAGCCCTCGATACCCTCGTGGATGGTCAGCGCGACCAGTTCGATTCGGGGGTCGTGGGCGAACGTCTCGTGGAGGAGGTGGGTGAGGACGACGCTGTCTTTCCCCCCGGAGAGGCCGACGACCCACGTCTCCGGGTCCTCCGGCGTGGCGTCGTCCGACAGCAGGTGGTCCTCGCGGATGCGCCGGCGCACCCGCTTCTCGACGGAGCGACAGAAGTGTGACTCACAGAGGTGCAGCCCCGAGTACGCGGCGTGCATCACCGCCTCGTCGCCGCACTTGTCGCAGTCCATGGGGAGCGTTTCGGGTCGACCGGGTTAACGCTTCCACCTCGGCGCGGGCGAGGCGTATCGTGGGAGTCGCCGGTCGTCAGTCGCCCGTCGACGGCGTCGCCACGCCGGAGGCTCCCTCGTCCGTCCCGTCCCCGCAACCTCCCTCACAGCTCTCGGTCCCTTGGCAGTCGTCGACCCCATCCTCGGAGAACGTCCCGAAGAGGACGGCGGCAACGCCGAACGTACCCAGACAGAGGACCGCCAGCGTGACGGCCACGGCGGTTCGCGACCGCAGCAGTTCGACTGCGACGAGCGCGAGGCCGGCGGCGAGGAAGGCGTCGAGCGGCCGCGGGGCGAACCGGTCGCGGGCGGCGCGGAACCGTTCCGGGAGGACGCGCACCCCCGTCCGGTCGCTCGCCGACGAGGCGACGGCCGCCACCACCATCGCGGCGAGCAACTCCGCGGTGGCGAGCGCGAACAGGCCCGCGAACCCCGCGAGCAGCGCGCTCTGCCCCTGATATAGCACGACCGTTCCGGCCATGGGGGTCCGTAGGAAAGGGCGCTCATATCCCTCCCGGCTACCGGGCGGGTGAGAAACGGTTTTTCGCGTCGGCGGTCTACGCCCGACGATGAACGAGTTCTCCCGTGCGGCGGCCGTCGACCGGGTCGAGCGACTCGTCGAGGCGGTCGAGGCGGGACCGATGCCGGTTCCCGTCCGTGAGGTGTGGGTGTACGGCGACGTCGCCCTCGGTCTCGACCCCGTCAGCCGCCTCGACGTCTACCTGACGAAGGACCTCCTGTTCGGTCGCGACGGCGACCGGGAGGAGGAGTTCGTCGAGTCACACGGCGTGCAGGGCGTCGGCAAGACGGTCAGCGCCCAGTGGGCCGACGAACACCCCGAGTTCCTCCGAGCGAACCACAGCGGCCACGCCGCCCCCGAGAAGTGCCTCGCCGCCCACCTACTGGGCGACGACGAACCGGTCCACCTCGAGGTGTGCAACACGGGCTTCGAGAACAACGTCACCCAGCGGTTGAAGGGTGCCCGCGCCCGGGAGAACTACGAGCAGATCCTCGACCCGCGCGGGGTCTGCCTCTGGGTGGACGGCACCCGCAGCGAGGAGGCCTTCGAGAAACTCCGCGAGGGTGACCTCGTCTTCCCGACGCTGTCGGACGCGCTCGGGATGCTCGGGATGGACACGGAGGAAGCGGAGACGGCGGCGGCGGCGGTCAGGGAGTTCCGGGAGCGCCAGCAGGGACCCTCGGTCCGAGGGGACGTCGTCTGACCTGTGACGACCCGACGGAGGGGATGGATGCGGTTCCGGTCGCGGTCTCACCCCCCGGGTGCGGGTAGGTATCACGTTCGAATACCGTTTTTCCGAAGTCGGACTAGAGTCTCACCCAAATTCCCGCCCGAGCAGGCCGTACGTTGATGCGTGGTGGGAGTGTCACCCGTGGTGTATGACCCGACGACGCGACGTCATCGACCGACGGACGCTCCTGACTACCGCCGCCGGCGTCGGACTGGCCGCCCTCGCCGGATGTGCCGGTCCCGGCGAGGGGGAAGGTGGCGGAGAGGGTGGCGGAGAAGGTGGAGAGGGTGGCGGAGGTGGGGAGGGCGGAGAAGGTGGCGGAGGGGGGGAGGAAGACAGCTTCCGCCCGCCGGCCTGACCCGATAGCGGTTCTCGCTTCGCTCCGACCCGCGCTACTCCGCGGGTCACTCCGGTTCTCCGCTCCGCTTCGAGGGCTCGTTTCACTCGGTCTCGCTCTCCTCGCGGTTCACTGCGTCACCGGCGGCCGCTAGCCGCCGGTTTCCAGCGGGACGGCTTCGCCGTCCCGCACGATTCACCGTTCGGTCTCCGAGGACTTCGCTCGCTGTGCTCGCTCAGTCCTCGCTCTCCTCGCGGCTTCGCCGCTCGGAAGTTCGGAGGTTCAAGCGAAGCGAGAACCTCCCTACTCCTCGAACACGAACGTCCCGTCCTCCTGAATTCGCTCGCCGTCGACCTCGATGAACGAGTCCTCGCTCATGTCCACGATCATGTCCGTGTGAACCGCCGAGTCGTTGCGCTCGTTGTCCTCGCCGACGGTGTCCCCGTAGGCCATCCCGATGGCCATGTGGACGGTGTCGCCCATCTTCTCGTCGAACAGCATGTTGTAGGTGAACCGGTCGATGTCGCGGTTCATCCCGATGCCGAGTTCGCCGAGTCGACGTGCACCGTCGTCGGTCTCCAGGAGGGAAGTGAGCACCTCCTCGTTCTTGGCCGCCTCGTGCTCGACCACCTCGCCGTCCTCGAAGACGAGGCGCACGTCGAGGACCTCCCGGCCCTGGACCATCACGGGCTTGTCGAACAGCACCTCGCCCTCGACGCTGTCGGGGACGGGCGCGGTGAACACCTCGCCGCCGGGCATGTTGTGTTCGCCGTAGTCGTTCTGGACGACGTTGCCCGCGATGGACATCGTCACGTCCGTCGTCTCGCCGGAGACGACGTGGACCTCGTCGGCCCCGTCGAGCAGTTCGACGAGTTGGTCCTGATGCTCGCGGACGGCGTCCCAGTCCTTGTTGACGGCGCTGAAGACGAAGTCGGCGTACGCCTCGGTGCTCATCTCGGCGTTCTGGGCGTCGCCGGGCGCGGGGAACTGCGTGGCATTCCAGCGCTTGTCCATCACGATGTCTTGGATGGGTTTGTTGGCCCGCCCCATCGCGGCCGTCTTCGCGGGCGGCACGTCGCTCGCCTCGTTGACGTTGCGGTTCGCCCGGACGTTGATGAGCACGTCCGCCTGCTCGTAGCGGGCCCGAGCCATCTCGTTGAGGGTGACGTCGTCCTCGTCGATGGCGCGACTGTACGCTCGCTGGACGCGGTCGCTCCCGAGGGCCGTGTCGATGACCGCACCCCGCTCGCCGCACAGTTCCGCGATGGCGACGACGAGGTCCTCGGCCTGCGGCGACCCGTTGATGACGACGTTGTCTCCCGCTTCGACGCGCGTGGAGTGGTCGACGACGACTTCGGCGTGCTCCCGGATTCGGGGGTCCATACCCGACGGTTCGGCGGGCGTCAGATAACGGTTTTCAGAAGCGTCGTTCGGTCCGCCAAGTTACAGGTTCGGGGGTCAGGCCCCCCGCCCGACGGTGACGAAGAAGGGCACCACCTCGCGCCGTCGGTAGGTCCCCTCGGCCATCGCCTCGGCCACCTCGCGACCCATCGCCTTCCACTCCTCCCGGAGGGCGTCGTAGGCCTCCGCGTCCAACTCGCCCGCGGTCAACACCTCGCGCTGGTCGGCCAGTCGCGACCCGCTGACCTTCCGACGGGCGGCCGCCACGTCCGCCTCCGTGTAGGGCGGTTCGACGGTCCGGGCGAAGTCGTAGCGGGCCGTCTCGACGTCCACCAGCCCCGCCGCCTCGAACCGGTCGGGCACCGCG
Proteins encoded:
- a CDS encoding DUF7095 family protein — encoded protein: MNEFSRAAAVDRVERLVEAVEAGPMPVPVREVWVYGDVALGLDPVSRLDVYLTKDLLFGRDGDREEEFVESHGVQGVGKTVSAQWADEHPEFLRANHSGHAAPEKCLAAHLLGDDEPVHLEVCNTGFENNVTQRLKGARARENYEQILDPRGVCLWVDGTRSEEAFEKLREGDLVFPTLSDALGMLGMDTEEAETAAAAVREFRERQQGPSVRGDVV
- a CDS encoding aminopeptidase encodes the protein MDPRIREHAEVVVDHSTRVEAGDNVVINGSPQAEDLVVAIAELCGERGAVIDTALGSDRVQRAYSRAIDEDDVTLNEMARARYEQADVLINVRANRNVNEASDVPPAKTAAMGRANKPIQDIVMDKRWNATQFPAPGDAQNAEMSTEAYADFVFSAVNKDWDAVREHQDQLVELLDGADEVHVVSGETTDVTMSIAGNVVQNDYGEHNMPGGEVFTAPVPDSVEGEVLFDKPVMVQGREVLDVRLVFEDGEVVEHEAAKNEEVLTSLLETDDGARRLGELGIGMNRDIDRFTYNMLFDEKMGDTVHMAIGMAYGDTVGEDNERNDSAVHTDMIVDMSEDSFIEVDGERIQEDGTFVFEE
- the ncsA gene encoding tRNA 2-thiolation protein NcsA yields the protein MDCDKCGDEAVMHAAYSGLHLCESHFCRSVEKRVRRRIREDHLLSDDATPEDPETWVVGLSGGKDSVVLTHLLHETFAHDPRIELVALTIHEGIEGYRDESVAACLELTGSMDLRHEVVSYEEEFDLRMDDVARDDPEGMAPCAYCGVFRRDLLSKYAEEFGADKLLTGHNLDDEAQTALMNILDGDVRQVAKHFDASLGDFEERGTDHDETFVPRAKPLRDVPEKEVALYAHLRDLPAHITECPHASEAYRGEIQELLLKLEENHPGTRHSVMAGYEELAGIVADRYRGEEGDGPDLRECERCGAATTGEVCRKCQLVESIHAA